The Archangium primigenium genomic interval CGCGCAGGGCCACCAGGCCCTTGAAGCCCTTCTCGCGCACGAGGCTCAGCAGGATGCGCGCGAAGACGATGTCGTCCTCGATGATGAGCAGGGTGCGGTCGCCGGGCTGGATGTTGCGCCGGTCGTCCTCGACCTCCTCCTCGCGCGCCAGCTCCGCGTCCTGGGCGGCCGTCTCCGCCTCCGCGCGCAGCGCGTGGACGCGGTCATCGATGCTGGTGCGGCTCTGGGCCGGGAGGTGCGGCGGCGTGCTCGCCGGGGGCAGGGAGGCCACCTGCTGCATCACGCGCGACTGGGCGGCGTTCGCCACGTACGTCTGCGGCACGTAGAGGGTGAAGGTGCTGCCCTTGCCGGGCGCGCTGATGACCTTGATCTCTCCGCCCAGCAGCTTGGCGATCTCGCGGCTGATGGACAGCCCCAGGCCCGTGCCACCGTACTTGCGGCTCGTGGTGCCGTCGGCCTGCTGGAAGGCCTCGAAGATGATCTTCTGCTTGTTCTCCGCGATGCCAATGCCCGTGTCGATGACGGAGAAGGCGAGGATGGAGCCGCCCTGGCCGAGCGTGGGGTGCTCCGCGCTCCAGCCGCCGCGGGCCGGACGCACGTCCAGGGTGACGTGGCCCTCCTCGGTGAACTTGAAGGCGTTGGCCAGCAGGTTCTTGATGACCTGCTGCAGCCGGCGCCCGTCGGTGAAGAGGTGGGCGGGCAGGGCGGAGGCGAACTCCAGGTTGAAGCCGAGCTTCTTGTCCACGGCCATCTGGCGGAAGGTGCGCTCGACGAAGTCCTTGAGGCTGCCGAGCGACACCTCGTCCACGTCCACGCTCATGGTCCCGGACTCGATCTTCGACAGGTCCAGGATGTCGTTGATGAGCGAGAGCAGGTCGCTGCCCGCGCCGTGGATCGTCTGGGCGAACTCCACCTGGCGGCCGGACAGGTTGCCCTCGGCGTTCTCCGACAGGAGCTTGGAGAGGATGAGCAGGCTGTTGAGGGGCGTGCGCAGCTCGTGGCTCATGTTGGCCAGGAACTCGTTCTTGTAGCGCGAGGAGAGCGCGAGCTGCTGGGCGCGATCCTCCAGCGAGACCTTGGCCTGCTCGATCTCGCGGTTCTTGCGCTCCACCTCCATGTTCTGCACCTGGAGCAGGCGGCTGCGCTCCTCGAGCTCCTCGTTGGTCTGCTGCAGCTCTTCCTGCTGCTGCTTGAGCCGCTCCTCGGAGGCCTGGAGGCTGCGCGCCTGCTGCTCCAGGCGGCGGTTGGTCTCGGTGAGCTCCTGCTGCTGGCTGCGCAGCTCGCTGGCGAGGCTCTGCGACTGGGCGAGCAGCTCCTCGGTGCGCATGCCCGCGGCGATGGTGTTGAGCACGATGCCGATGGACTCGGTGAGCTGGTCCAGGAAGGACAGGTGCGTCTCGCTGAAGCGGTGGAAGGAGGCCAGCTCCAGCACCGCCTTCACCGCGCCCTCGAAGATGACCGGCAGCACCACGATGTTGAGCGGCGGGTGATCGCCCAGGCCGCTGTTGATGCGGATGTAGTCCTCGGGCACGTCCGTGAGGAGGATGCGCTCCTTTTCCAGGGCGCACTGGCCGACCAGGCCCTCGCCCAGGCGGAAGTGGTTGGCCAGGCTCTTGCGCTCGCGGTAGGCGTAGCTCGACAGCAGGCGGAGCGTCTGGCTCTTGTCCGCGCCGTCCATGAGGAAGAAGACGCCGTGCTGCGCCTGCACGAGCGGCGCGAGCTCCCGGAGGATGAGCCGCGAGACGGTCTCCAGCTCGCGCTGGCCCTGGAGCATGCGGGTGAAGCGCGCCAGGTTCGTCTTGAGCCAGTCCTGCTCGGTGTTCTTCTGCGTGGTGTCACGCAGATTGGCGATCATCTGGTTGATGTTGTCCTTGAGGGCGGCCATCTCGCCCTGGGCCTCCACGGAGATGCTGCGCGTGAGGTCTCCCTTGGCCACCGCGGTGGCCACCTCGGCGAGCGAGCGCACCTGGGTGGTGAGCGAGCCGGCCATGGAGTTCACGTTGTCCGTGAGGTCGCGCCACGTGCCGGCCGCGCCGGGCACCTTGGCCTGGCCGCCCAGCTTTCCTTCGATACCCACCTCGCGGGCCACCGTGGTCACCTGATCGGCGAAGGTGGCCAGCGTGTCGATCATCCCGTTGATGGTCTCCGCCAGGGCGGCGATCTCGCCCTTGGCCACGAGGGCCAGCTTGCGCTTGAGATCGCCCGCGGCCACCGCCGTCACCACCGTGGCGATGCCGCGCACCTGGGCGGTGAGGTTGCTGGCCATGGAGTTCACGTTGTCCGTGAGGTCCTTCCAGATGCCCGCCACGCCCTGAACGAGGGCCTGACCGCCCAGCTTGCCCTCGGTGCCCACCTCACGCGCCACGCGCGTCACCTCGCTGGCGAACGAGGAGAGCTGGTCCACCATCGTGTTGATGGTCTGCTTGAGCTCGAGGATTTCGCCCTTCACGTCCACGGTGATCTTCTTGGACAGGTCGCCCATGGCGACGGCGGTCGTCACCTTGGCGATGTCGCGCACCTGGGCGGTGAGGTTGCCGGCCATGGAGTTCACGTTGTCCGTGAGGTCCTTCCACGTGCCGCTCACGCCCTTCACCTGCGCCTGGCCTCCGAGCTTGCCCTCGGTGCCCACCTCACGCGCCACGCGCGTCACCTCGCTGGCGAACGAGGAGAGCTGATCCACCATCGTGTTGATGGTGTTCTTGAGCTCGAGGATTTCGCCCTTCACGTCCACGGTGATCTTCTTGGACATGTCACCGCGGGCGACGGCGGTCGTCACCTCGGCGATGTTGCGCACCTGGGCGGTGAGGTTGCTGGCCATGGAGTTCACGTTGTCCGTGAGATCCTTCCACGTGCCGCTCACGCCCTTCACCTGCGCCTGACCACCGAGCTTGCCCTCGGTGCCCACTTCCTTGGCGACGCGCGTCACCTCGGAGGCGAAGGTGTTGAGGTTGTCCACCATGGTGTTGATGGTGTTCTTGAGCTCGAGGATCTCCCCCTTCACGTCCACGGAGATCTTCTTGGACATGTCGCCCTGGGCGACGGCGGTCGTCACCTCGGCGATGTTGCGCACCTGGGCGGTGAGGCCGCTGGCCATGGAGTTCACGTTGTCCGTGAGGTCCTTCCACGTTCCGGCCACGCCGCGCACCACGGCCTGACCGCCCAGCTTGCCCTCGGTGCCCACCTCGCGCGCCACACGCGTCACCTCGGAGGCGAAGGTGTTGAGGTTGTCCACCATGGTGTTGATGGTGTTCTTGAGCTCGAGGATCTCGCCCTTCACGTCCACGGTGATCTTCTTGGACATGTCGCCGTTGGCGACGGCGGTCGTCACCTTGGCGATGTCGCGCACCTGGGCGGTGAGGCCGCTGGCCATGGAGTTCACGTTGTCCGTGAGGTCCTTCCACGTGCCGGCCACGCCCTCCACCTGCGCCTGGCCGCCGAGCTTGCCCTCGGTGCCCACTTCCTTGGCGACGCGCGTCACCTCGCTGGCGAACGAGGAGAGCTGATCCACCATCGTGTTGATGGTGTTCTTCAGGGCGAGGATCTCGCCCTTCACGTCCACGGTGATCTTCTTGGACAGGTCGCCCTGGGCGACGGCGGTCGTCACCTCGGCGATGTTGCGCACCTGGGCGGTGAGGTTGCCCGCCATCTGGTTCACGTTGTCCGTGAGGTCCTTCCAGGTACCGGACACGCCGCGCACCACGGCCTGACCGCCCAGCTTGCCCTCGGTGCCCACCTCACGCGCCACGCGCGTCACCTCGCCGGAGAAGGTGTTGAGGTTGTCCACCATGCTGTTGAGGGTGTTCTTGAGCTCGAGGATCTCCCCCTTCACGTCCACGGTGATCTTCTGGCCGAGGTCGCCGTTGGCGACGGCGGTGGCGACCTTGGCGATGTCGCGCACCTGGGCGGTGAGGCCGCTGGCCATGGAGTTCACGTTGTCCGTGAGGTCCTTCCAGGTGCCGCTCACGCCCTTCACCTGGGCCTGGCCGCCGAGCTTGCCCTCGGTGCCCACCTCACGCGCCACGCGCGTCACCTCGCCGGAGAAGGTGTTGAGGTTGTCCACCATGGTGTTGATGGTCTGCTTGAGCTCGGCGAGCTCGCCGCGCACATCCACGGTGATCTTCTTGGAG includes:
- a CDS encoding HAMP domain-containing protein translates to MATQPDKAPSDNALDSKLLLKTLQAVRKGDFSVRMPEDRTGTSGKIYDTLNEVITLNEALSQEVARISQVVGREGRISQRAALPNAAGDWRACVEALNTLITDLVQPTTEAARVIGAVAKGDLTQTMALDVEDRPLKGEFLRTAQVINGTVAQLSSFASEVTRVAREVGTEGKLGGQAVLRGVSGTWKELTENVNLMASNLTAQVRNIAEVTTAVANGNLSKKITVDVRGELAELKQTINTMVDNLNTFSGEVTRVAREVGTEGKLGGQAQVKGVSGTWKDLTDNVNSMASGLTAQVRDIAKVATAVANGDLGQKITVDVKGEILELKNTLNSMVDNLNTFSGEVTRVAREVGTEGKLGGQAVVRGVSGTWKDLTDNVNQMAGNLTAQVRNIAEVTTAVAQGDLSKKITVDVKGEILALKNTINTMVDQLSSFASEVTRVAKEVGTEGKLGGQAQVEGVAGTWKDLTDNVNSMASGLTAQVRDIAKVTTAVANGDMSKKITVDVKGEILELKNTINTMVDNLNTFASEVTRVAREVGTEGKLGGQAVVRGVAGTWKDLTDNVNSMASGLTAQVRNIAEVTTAVAQGDMSKKISVDVKGEILELKNTINTMVDNLNTFASEVTRVAKEVGTEGKLGGQAQVKGVSGTWKDLTDNVNSMASNLTAQVRNIAEVTTAVARGDMSKKITVDVKGEILELKNTINTMVDQLSSFASEVTRVAREVGTEGKLGGQAQVKGVSGTWKDLTDNVNSMAGNLTAQVRDIAKVTTAVAMGDLSKKITVDVKGEILELKQTINTMVDQLSSFASEVTRVAREVGTEGKLGGQALVQGVAGIWKDLTDNVNSMASNLTAQVRGIATVVTAVAAGDLKRKLALVAKGEIAALAETINGMIDTLATFADQVTTVAREVGIEGKLGGQAKVPGAAGTWRDLTDNVNSMAGSLTTQVRSLAEVATAVAKGDLTRSISVEAQGEMAALKDNINQMIANLRDTTQKNTEQDWLKTNLARFTRMLQGQRELETVSRLILRELAPLVQAQHGVFFLMDGADKSQTLRLLSSYAYRERKSLANHFRLGEGLVGQCALEKERILLTDVPEDYIRINSGLGDHPPLNIVVLPVIFEGAVKAVLELASFHRFSETHLSFLDQLTESIGIVLNTIAAGMRTEELLAQSQSLASELRSQQQELTETNRRLEQQARSLQASEERLKQQQEELQQTNEELEERSRLLQVQNMEVERKNREIEQAKVSLEDRAQQLALSSRYKNEFLANMSHELRTPLNSLLILSKLLSENAEGNLSGRQVEFAQTIHGAGSDLLSLINDILDLSKIESGTMSVDVDEVSLGSLKDFVERTFRQMAVDKKLGFNLEFASALPAHLFTDGRRLQQVIKNLLANAFKFTEEGHVTLDVRPARGGWSAEHPTLGQGGSILAFSVIDTGIGIAENKQKIIFEAFQQADGTTSRKYGGTGLGLSISREIAKLLGGEIKVISAPGKGSTFTLYVPQTYVANAAQSRVMQQVASLPPASTPPHLPAQSRTSIDDRVHALRAEAETAAQDAELAREEEVEDDRRNIQPGDRTLLIIEDDIVFARILLSLVREKGFKGLVALRGDTGLAMARQYKPDAITLDIGLPVIDGWNLLDRLKHDGRTRHIPVHIISASEEQRSRGLKLGALAVLQKPVTRDALGEALGRVKGFIERPVKNLLVVEDDARQRESIVHLIGNGDVKTTAVGSGQEALSALGEKYFDCVVLDLGLPDMTGLQLIDAMKSQGHTPPIIVYTGQALTEEQETILKRVTDAIIIKSVKSPEQLLDETALFLHRVEANLPENKRAMIKQVHQSDPVLAGKKVLVVDDDVRNIFALTSVLERHKMQVLYAENGRKGIEIIRNTPDLHVVLMDVMMPEMDGYETMRAIRQVNTLKGLPIIALTAKAMKGDREKCIDAGASDYITKPVETDQLISLLRVWLFRTAERPQNS